In Bacteroidota bacterium, the genomic window TATTTCATCCAGATCACATTGTATATTTCATCAGGTTGAAGGATTATATGTAGATACGGATGTTTCGTTTGCAGACCTTAAACAAACCTTATTATATTTTGCTGTTGAAATGTTTGGCAAAGAAACAAAAATCAGGTTAAGACCTTCATTTTTCCCATTTACAGAACCTTCAGCAGAAATGGATATTTCCTGTTCCTGTGGGGGTAAAGGTTGTGCTTTATGCAAACATACGGGTTGGTTAGAAATTTTGGGTTGTGGAATGGTTGATCCTGCAGTCTTGAAGAACAATCATATAGATCCACAAAAATATACCGGATTTGCATTTGGTATGGGCATTGAAAGAATAGCCCTGTTAAAATATCAAATAAATGATATCAGGTTATACTTTGAAAATGATATACGATTCTTAAAACAATTTTCAAACGCCTATTAATTTTTATTAATTTTTATTTCGTAATTAACCGGCATAGCTTTTTTATATACTGCTAAAACACCACAGTATTTTTCTATGGAAAGTTTTACAGCTTTTTCTATTTTGTCAAAAGGCAGATTGTTGCCTTTGAATTCATAGATTAAAGTGATTTTTATATAATGTTTTGGAAATTCTTCAGACAATAAACCATTAACTTTAACATTAAAATAAGCAGGTATGATCTTCATTTTTTTTAAAATAGAAATGACGTCCATGCCTGTACATCCTCCTAAAGCCGTAAGCATCAAAGGT contains:
- a CDS encoding OsmC family protein, which produces MENEINVEWQGNMNFVSNIDGFQINLDAKHEAGGNNQGCTPKPLMLTALGGCTGMDVISILKKMKIIPAYFNVKVNGLLSEEFPKHYIKITLIYEFKGNNLPFDKIEKAVKLSIEKYCGVLAVYKKAMPVNYEIKINKN